A genomic region of Streptomyces sp. NBC_00247 contains the following coding sequences:
- the ftsY gene encoding signal recognition particle-docking protein FtsY, translating to MEIVILAVVIALVAVGLISGLVVSSRKKKQLPPSAPSSTPTITPPAEPRAGEESEAPRDEARRTTEEAGLPDAEAPAGEAPAAAAEAPALDVPEPTAGRLVRLRARLARSQNSLGKGLLTLLSRDNLDEDTWEEIEDTLLTADVGVAPTQELVERLRERVRVLGTRTPEELRALLREELITLLGPDLDREVRTEGGAETPGVVMVVGVNGTGKTTTTGKLARVLVADGRSVVLGAADTFRAAAADQLQTWGERVGARTVRGPEGGDPASIAFDAVKEGIAEGADVVLIDTAGRLHTKTGLMDELGKVKRVVEKHGPLDEILLVLDATTGQNGLVQARVFAEVVDITGIVLTKLDGTAKGGIVIAVQRELGVPVKLIGLGEGPDDLAPFEPGAFVDALIGD from the coding sequence ATGGAAATCGTCATCCTTGCTGTAGTCATCGCCCTGGTCGCTGTCGGCCTGATCAGCGGGCTCGTGGTCAGCAGCCGCAAGAAGAAGCAGCTGCCGCCCTCGGCGCCGTCGAGCACGCCGACCATCACTCCTCCCGCCGAACCCCGTGCCGGTGAGGAGTCCGAGGCGCCGCGCGACGAAGCGCGGCGCACCACCGAGGAAGCCGGTCTCCCGGACGCCGAGGCCCCTGCCGGGGAAGCCCCGGCCGCCGCGGCAGAGGCTCCCGCCCTCGACGTCCCCGAGCCCACCGCGGGCCGTCTCGTACGGCTCCGCGCGCGGCTCGCCCGCTCGCAGAACTCCCTCGGCAAGGGGCTGCTCACGCTCCTGTCCCGGGACAATCTCGACGAGGACACCTGGGAGGAGATCGAGGACACCCTCCTCACCGCCGACGTCGGCGTGGCTCCCACCCAGGAGCTCGTCGAGCGCCTGCGCGAACGCGTCCGGGTGCTCGGCACCCGGACCCCCGAGGAGCTCCGCGCCCTGCTGCGCGAAGAGCTGATCACTCTGCTGGGCCCCGACCTCGACCGTGAGGTCAGGACCGAGGGCGGCGCCGAGACCCCGGGCGTCGTCATGGTCGTCGGCGTCAACGGCACCGGCAAGACCACCACGACCGGCAAGCTGGCCCGGGTGCTCGTGGCCGACGGCCGCAGCGTGGTCCTCGGCGCGGCCGACACCTTCCGCGCCGCCGCCGCCGACCAGCTCCAGACCTGGGGCGAGCGCGTCGGAGCACGTACGGTACGCGGCCCCGAGGGCGGCGACCCCGCGTCGATCGCCTTCGACGCCGTGAAGGAGGGCATCGCCGAGGGTGCGGACGTGGTGCTCATCGACACCGCCGGCCGGCTGCACACCAAGACCGGCCTGATGGACGAGCTCGGCAAGGTCAAGCGCGTCGTGGAGAAGCACGGCCCGCTCGACGAGATCCTGCTCGTCCTCGACGCCACCACCGGCCAGAACGGTCTGGTCCAGGCCCGGGTCTTCGCCGAGGTGGTGGACATCACCGGCATCGTCCTGACCAAGCTCGACGGCACCGCCAAGGGCGGCATCGTCATCGCCGTCCAGCGTGAGCTGGGGGTCCCGGTGAAGCTCATCGGGCTCGGAGAGGGACCGGACGACCTGGCCCCGTTCGAGCCGGGCGCCTTCGTCGACGCGCTGATCGGCGACTGA
- the ffh gene encoding signal recognition particle protein, which translates to MFDTLSDRLAATFKNLRGKGRLSEADIDATAREIRIALLEADVALPVVRAFIANVKERARGAEVSGALNPAQQVVKIVNEELVSILGGETRRLRFAKNPPTVIMLAGLQGAGKTTLAGKLGLWLKGQGHSPLLVACDLQRPNAVNQLSVVAERAGVAVYAPEPGNGVGDPVQVAKDSIEFAKTKVHDIVIVDTAGRLGIDQELMRQAADIRDAVSPDEILFVVDAMIGQDAVNTAEAFRDGVGFDGVVLSKLDGDARGGAALSIAHVTGKQIMFASNGEKLDEFDAFHPDRMASRILDMGDLLTLIEQAEKTFSQEEAAKMASKLASSKGKDFTLDDFLAQMEQVRKMGSISKLLGMLPGMGQIKDQIANIDERDVDRTAAIIKSMTPKERAEPTIINGSRRARIAKGSGVEVSAVKNLVERFFEARKMMSRMAQGGGMPGMPGMPGMGGGPGRQKKQIKQAKGKRKSGNPMKRKAEEQAAADRREQAAAQGGAFGVPGQAAQGKDFELPDEFKKFMG; encoded by the coding sequence GTGTTCGATACTCTCTCCGACCGCCTTGCCGCGACTTTCAAGAACCTCCGGGGCAAGGGCCGCTTGTCCGAGGCGGACATCGACGCCACGGCTCGCGAGATCCGTATCGCCCTGCTCGAAGCGGACGTCGCGCTTCCGGTGGTCCGCGCCTTCATCGCCAACGTCAAGGAGCGGGCGCGCGGCGCCGAGGTCTCCGGCGCGCTGAACCCGGCCCAGCAGGTCGTCAAGATCGTCAACGAGGAGCTCGTCTCCATCCTCGGCGGGGAGACCCGGCGGCTGCGGTTCGCGAAGAACCCGCCCACCGTGATCATGCTCGCGGGCCTCCAGGGTGCCGGTAAGACGACCCTCGCCGGAAAGCTCGGCCTCTGGCTCAAGGGGCAGGGACACAGCCCCCTCCTCGTCGCCTGCGACCTCCAGCGCCCCAACGCCGTCAACCAGCTGAGCGTCGTCGCCGAGCGCGCCGGCGTCGCGGTGTACGCGCCCGAGCCGGGCAACGGCGTCGGTGACCCGGTGCAGGTCGCGAAGGACTCCATCGAGTTCGCCAAGACCAAGGTCCACGACATCGTCATCGTCGACACCGCGGGCCGCCTCGGTATCGACCAGGAGCTGATGCGCCAGGCCGCGGACATCCGCGACGCCGTCAGCCCCGACGAGATCCTCTTCGTCGTCGACGCGATGATCGGCCAGGACGCGGTCAACACCGCCGAGGCCTTCCGCGACGGCGTCGGCTTCGACGGCGTGGTGCTCTCCAAGCTCGACGGTGACGCCCGCGGTGGTGCCGCCCTGTCGATCGCCCACGTCACGGGCAAGCAGATCATGTTCGCGTCCAACGGCGAGAAGCTCGACGAGTTCGACGCCTTCCACCCGGACCGCATGGCCTCCCGCATCCTCGACATGGGTGACCTGCTCACCCTCATCGAGCAGGCGGAGAAGACGTTCAGCCAGGAAGAGGCCGCCAAAATGGCCTCCAAGCTGGCGTCGAGCAAGGGCAAGGACTTCACGCTCGACGACTTCCTGGCCCAGATGGAGCAGGTCCGCAAGATGGGCTCCATCTCCAAGCTGCTCGGCATGCTGCCCGGCATGGGGCAGATCAAGGACCAGATCGCCAACATCGACGAGCGCGACGTGGACCGCACCGCCGCGATCATCAAGTCGATGACGCCCAAGGAGCGCGCCGAGCCGACGATCATCAACGGCTCGCGCCGGGCCCGTATCGCCAAGGGTTCGGGCGTCGAGGTCTCCGCGGTGAAGAACCTCGTGGAGCGCTTCTTCGAAGCCCGCAAGATGATGTCGCGGATGGCCCAGGGCGGCGGGATGCCCGGGATGCCGGGGATGCCGGGCATGGGTGGCGGTCCCGGCCGGCAGAAGAAGCAGATCAAGCAGGCCAAGGGCAAGCGCAAGAGCGGCAACCCGATGAAGCGCAAGGCCGAGGAGCAGGCCGCCGCGGACCGCCGCGAGCAGGCGGCGGCCCAGGGCGGCGCCTTCGGCGTGCCCGGCCAGGCCGCGCAGGGCAAGGACTTCGAGCTGCCGGACGAGTTCAAGAAGTTCATGGGCTGA
- the nsdA gene encoding transcriptional repressor NsdA gives MSGSGAGDTNAGKRPNGQLGSWFVRSGWSKGELARQVNRRARQMGAHHISTDTSRVRRWLDGEQPREPIPRILSELFSERFGSVVAVEDLGLRTAHTSPSVSGVDLPWAGPQTVALLSEFSRSDLMLARRGFLGSSLQLAAGPSLIEPMQRWLVPVAPTGPAETESPAAARRPSRLSKPELDLLESTTAMFRQWDAQCGGGLRRKAVVGQLHEVTDLLQEPQPAATAVRLFRCAAELAELAGWMSYDVGLQPTAQKYFVLALHAAKEAGDKSLGSYILSSMSRQMIHLGRPDDALELIHLAQYGSRECATARTQSMLYAMEARAYANMGQPGKCKRAVRMAEDTFLDAGLDDEPEPDWIKFFSEAELNGENAHSYRDLAYVAGRSPTYASLAEPAMARAVELFAEDDEHHRSYALNLIGMATVHLLKREPEESMVLAGQALAVAKKVRSERVNTRLRKTVDAAARDFGDVADVAHLTEALGDQLPETAEAI, from the coding sequence GTGAGTGGCAGTGGCGCAGGCGACACGAATGCCGGAAAGCGCCCCAACGGGCAATTGGGATCATGGTTCGTGCGCAGCGGCTGGTCCAAGGGCGAGCTCGCACGCCAGGTCAACCGGCGGGCCCGCCAGATGGGCGCCCACCACATCAGCACCGACACCTCACGTGTGCGGCGGTGGCTCGACGGCGAACAGCCCCGTGAGCCGATCCCGCGCATCCTGTCCGAACTCTTCTCGGAGCGCTTCGGCAGCGTCGTCGCCGTGGAGGACCTCGGGCTGCGGACCGCCCACACGTCGCCGTCCGTCTCCGGAGTGGATCTGCCCTGGGCGGGCCCGCAAACCGTCGCCCTGCTCAGCGAGTTCTCCCGCAGCGACCTGATGCTCGCCCGCCGGGGCTTCCTCGGCTCCTCGCTCCAACTCGCCGCCGGACCCTCGCTGATCGAGCCCATGCAGCGCTGGCTGGTGCCCGTCGCCCCCACCGGTCCGGCCGAGACCGAATCGCCCGCCGCCGCCCGCCGCCCGTCCCGCCTCTCCAAGCCCGAACTCGACCTGCTGGAATCCACCACGGCGATGTTCCGCCAGTGGGACGCGCAGTGCGGCGGCGGACTGCGCCGCAAGGCGGTCGTCGGCCAACTCCACGAGGTCACCGACCTGTTGCAGGAACCCCAGCCCGCCGCCACCGCCGTCCGGCTCTTCCGCTGCGCCGCCGAACTCGCCGAGCTGGCAGGCTGGATGAGCTACGACGTAGGCCTCCAGCCCACCGCGCAGAAGTACTTCGTCCTCGCCCTGCACGCGGCCAAGGAGGCCGGCGACAAGTCGCTGGGCTCGTACATCCTCTCCAGCATGAGCCGGCAGATGATCCACCTCGGCCGCCCGGACGACGCTCTGGAACTGATCCACCTCGCGCAGTACGGCAGCCGGGAGTGCGCGACGGCACGTACCCAGTCGATGCTGTATGCGATGGAGGCCCGCGCCTACGCCAACATGGGCCAGCCCGGGAAGTGCAAGCGCGCGGTCCGCATGGCCGAGGACACCTTCCTCGACGCCGGTCTGGACGACGAGCCCGAGCCCGACTGGATCAAGTTCTTCTCCGAGGCCGAACTCAACGGCGAGAACGCCCACTCCTACCGTGACCTGGCCTATGTCGCCGGCCGCAGTCCCACGTACGCCTCGCTCGCCGAACCCGCCATGGCCAGAGCCGTCGAGCTGTTCGCCGAGGACGACGAGCACCACCGCAGTTACGCGCTCAACCTCATCGGCATGGCCACCGTCCATCTGCTCAAGCGCGAGCCCGAAGAGTCCATGGTGCTGGCCGGCCAGGCGCTCGCCGTCGCCAAGAAGGTCCGCTCCGAGCGGGTCAACACCCGTCTGCGCAAGACCGTCGACGCCGCTGCCAGGGACTTCGGGGACGTGGCGGACGTCGCGCACCTCACCGAGGCGCTCGGCGACCAGTTGCCGGAGACCGCCGAAGCGATCTGA
- a CDS encoding ammonium transporter has product MPPGITTLAADTPQLSAANTGFMLICSALVMLMTPALAFFYGGMVRVKSSLNMLMMSFISLGIVTILWVLYGFSLAFGTDSGSIIGWSSDYVGLSGIGLTELWDGYTIPVYVFAVFQLMFAIITPALISGALADRVKFTAWALFITLWVTVVYFPVAHWVWGAGGWLFELGVIDFAGGTAVHINAGAAALGVILVIGKRVGFKRDPMRPHSLPLVMLGAGLLWFGWFGFNAGSWLGNDDGVGAVMFVNTQVATAAAMLAWLGYEKLRHGSFTTLGAASGAVAGLVAITPSGGAVSPLGAIAVGAIAGLLCAMAVGLKYKFGYDDSLDVVGVHLVGGVVGSLLIGFFATGGVQSDAKGLFYGGGLDQLGKQAVGVFSVLAYSLVVSAVLAFLVDKTIGMRVTEDDEISGIDQVEHAETAYDFSGAGGGAASRTAAPVLDTPAAPNKKVDA; this is encoded by the coding sequence ATGCCCCCAGGCATCACGACGCTTGCCGCAGACACCCCCCAGCTGTCTGCCGCCAACACCGGGTTCATGCTCATCTGCTCGGCCCTGGTGATGCTCATGACCCCGGCCCTCGCCTTCTTCTACGGAGGCATGGTCCGCGTCAAGAGCAGCCTGAACATGCTGATGATGAGCTTCATCAGCCTCGGGATCGTGACGATCCTGTGGGTGCTCTACGGATTCAGCCTCGCCTTCGGCACCGACTCCGGCTCCATCATCGGCTGGTCGTCCGACTACGTCGGCCTCAGCGGCATCGGTCTGACCGAGCTCTGGGACGGCTACACCATCCCGGTGTACGTCTTCGCCGTCTTCCAGCTGATGTTCGCCATCATCACCCCCGCCCTGATCAGCGGTGCTCTCGCCGACCGCGTGAAGTTCACCGCCTGGGCGCTCTTCATCACCCTCTGGGTGACCGTGGTCTACTTCCCCGTCGCCCACTGGGTCTGGGGCGCCGGCGGCTGGCTCTTCGAGCTGGGCGTCATCGACTTCGCCGGCGGTACGGCCGTCCACATCAACGCGGGTGCCGCCGCCCTCGGTGTGATCCTCGTGATCGGCAAGCGCGTCGGCTTCAAGCGCGACCCGATGCGGCCGCACAGCCTGCCGCTCGTCATGCTCGGCGCCGGCCTCCTGTGGTTCGGCTGGTTCGGCTTCAACGCCGGCTCCTGGCTCGGCAACGACGACGGCGTGGGCGCCGTGATGTTCGTCAACACGCAGGTCGCCACCGCCGCCGCGATGCTCGCCTGGCTCGGGTACGAGAAGCTGCGCCACGGTTCCTTCACCACCCTCGGTGCCGCCTCCGGCGCCGTCGCCGGACTCGTCGCCATCACCCCCTCGGGCGGTGCCGTCAGCCCGCTCGGCGCGATCGCGGTCGGTGCCATCGCCGGTCTCCTCTGCGCCATGGCGGTCGGCCTGAAGTACAAGTTCGGCTACGACGACTCGCTCGACGTCGTCGGCGTCCACCTCGTCGGCGGTGTCGTCGGCTCGCTGCTCATCGGGTTCTTCGCCACCGGCGGAGTCCAGTCCGACGCCAAGGGCCTCTTCTACGGCGGCGGCCTCGACCAGCTCGGCAAGCAGGCCGTAGGAGTCTTCTCCGTCCTGGCCTACTCTCTGGTGGTGTCCGCGGTCCTCGCCTTCCTCGTCGACAAGACGATCGGGATGCGGGTCACCGAGGACGACGAGATCTCCGGCATCGACCAGGTCGAGCACGCCGAGACCGCGTACGACTTCAGCGGAGCCGGCGGCGGCGCGGCCTCCCGTACCGCGGCACCGGTCCTGGACACCCCGGCAGCTCCGAACAAGAAGGTGGACGCATGA
- a CDS encoding sugar porter family MFS transporter gives MTSRVQGPESGARGAHPDHIGHVIFITAAAAMGGFLFGYDSSVINGAVEAIRDRYDIGSGTLAQVIAIALIGCAIGAATAGRIADRIGRIRCMQIAAVLFTISAVGSALPFALWDLAMWRIIGGFGIGMASVIGPAYIAEVSPPAYRGRLGSFQQAAIVIGIAISQLVNYGILQIADGDQRGKIGGLEAWQWMLGVMVVPAVLYGLLSFAIPESPRYLISVGKKERARKILAEVEGKNVDLDARVTEIETAMHREHKSSFKDLLGSRFGFLPIVWVGIGLSIFQQLVGINVAFYYSATLWQSVGIDPTDSFFYSFTTSIVNIIGTVIAMVLVDRVGRKPLALTGSIGMAIALAFEAWAFSAKLVDGKLPNTEGTVALVAAHVFVLFFALSWGVIVWVFLGEMFPNRIRAAALGVAASAQWIANWAITASFPSLADWNLSATYIIYTCFAALSIPFVILFVKETKGKALEEMG, from the coding sequence GTGACCAGCAGAGTGCAAGGACCGGAGTCCGGAGCCAGGGGAGCTCACCCGGACCACATCGGGCACGTCATCTTCATCACGGCCGCCGCCGCGATGGGCGGTTTCCTGTTCGGCTACGACAGTTCCGTGATCAACGGAGCCGTCGAGGCCATCCGTGACCGGTACGACATCGGGTCAGGAACCCTCGCCCAGGTCATCGCCATCGCCCTGATCGGCTGTGCCATCGGCGCCGCGACGGCGGGACGCATCGCCGACCGCATCGGCCGTATCCGCTGCATGCAGATCGCCGCGGTGCTGTTCACCATCAGTGCGGTCGGTTCGGCGCTCCCCTTCGCGCTCTGGGACCTGGCGATGTGGCGCATCATCGGCGGGTTCGGCATCGGCATGGCCTCCGTCATCGGACCCGCCTACATCGCCGAGGTCTCGCCGCCCGCCTACCGAGGCCGCCTCGGCTCCTTCCAGCAGGCCGCGATCGTCATCGGCATCGCGATCTCGCAGTTGGTCAACTACGGCATCCTCCAGATCGCGGACGGCGACCAGCGCGGCAAGATCGGCGGGCTGGAAGCCTGGCAGTGGATGCTCGGCGTGATGGTGGTGCCCGCCGTCCTGTACGGGCTGCTCTCCTTCGCCATCCCGGAGTCGCCCCGCTACCTGATCTCGGTCGGCAAGAAGGAACGGGCCCGCAAGATCCTGGCCGAGGTGGAGGGGAAGAACGTCGATCTGGACGCCCGCGTCACCGAGATCGAGACGGCCATGCACCGGGAGCACAAGTCCTCCTTCAAGGACCTGCTCGGCAGCCGCTTCGGCTTCCTGCCCATCGTCTGGGTCGGTATCGGACTGTCGATCTTCCAGCAGCTCGTCGGCATCAACGTCGCCTTCTACTACTCGGCGACGCTGTGGCAGTCGGTCGGCATCGACCCGACGGACTCGTTCTTCTACTCGTTCACGACCTCGATCGTGAACATCATCGGTACGGTCATCGCGATGGTCCTGGTCGACCGGGTGGGCCGTAAACCGCTCGCCCTCACCGGCTCCATCGGCATGGCCATCGCTCTGGCCTTCGAGGCGTGGGCCTTCTCCGCCAAGCTGGTCGACGGGAAGCTGCCCAACACGGAAGGCACCGTGGCGCTGGTCGCCGCCCACGTCTTCGTGCTCTTCTTCGCCCTCTCCTGGGGTGTCATCGTCTGGGTCTTCCTCGGCGAGATGTTCCCCAACCGCATCCGCGCCGCGGCGCTGGGCGTCGCCGCCTCCGCGCAGTGGATCGCCAACTGGGCCATCACCGCGAGCTTCCCGAGCCTGGCGGACTGGAACCTCTCCGCGACGTACATCATCTACACCTGCTTCGCGGCCCTCTCCATCCCCTTCGTGATCCTGTTCGTGAAGGAGACCAAGGGCAAGGCCCTGGAAGAGATGGGCTGA
- a CDS encoding bifunctional DNA primase/polymerase produces MGFTIGGIRELRSGSRRRDRTAGSTAVAEYTGLWGWAVRPGARARTGSRTCSCSCGDRRCAAPGAHPLESTREIPAGASLDDAACAWAEVPGASMMLPVGRAFDILEVAETAGRRALVRLERMGLPLGPVAVTPDGRAQFFVAPGAAAQLPELLYRMGWDDAPLDLRALGPGTHITAPPCDLGGRGPVRWLRPPALETAAAPPPARLLLGTLAYSCHRT; encoded by the coding sequence ATGGGCTTCACGATCGGCGGCATCCGCGAGCTGCGATCCGGATCGCGGCGACGCGACCGCACGGCCGGGAGTACGGCCGTGGCGGAGTACACCGGTCTGTGGGGTTGGGCCGTACGGCCCGGCGCCCGCGCGCGGACCGGCTCCCGCACCTGCTCCTGCTCCTGCGGGGACCGGCGCTGCGCCGCGCCCGGCGCCCATCCGCTGGAGTCCACCCGCGAGATCCCCGCCGGAGCCTCCCTCGACGACGCCGCCTGCGCCTGGGCCGAAGTCCCGGGAGCCTCGATGATGCTGCCGGTGGGCCGCGCCTTCGACATCCTGGAGGTGGCGGAAACGGCCGGCCGGCGGGCGCTGGTCCGGCTGGAGCGGATGGGGCTGCCGCTCGGCCCGGTGGCGGTGACCCCGGACGGCCGGGCCCAGTTCTTCGTCGCCCCCGGAGCCGCCGCCCAGCTTCCGGAGCTGCTCTACCGGATGGGCTGGGACGACGCCCCGCTCGATCTGCGTGCCCTCGGGCCGGGCACCCACATCACCGCGCCGCCCTGCGACCTCGGCGGCCGCGGCCCGGTCCGCTGGCTGCGCCCGCCGGCCCTGGAAACGGCGGCCGCTCCCCCGCCGGCCCGGCTGCTGCTCGGCACCCTGGCGTACAGCTGCCACCGCACGTAG
- a CDS encoding P-II family nitrogen regulator: MKLITAVVKPHRLDEIKEALQAFGVQGLTVTEASGYGRQRGHTEVYRGAEYTVDLVPKIRIEVLVEDEDSEQLIDVVVKAARTGKIGDGKVWSVPVDTAVRVRTGERGPDAL, encoded by the coding sequence ATGAAGCTCATCACGGCGGTCGTGAAGCCCCACCGGCTGGACGAGATCAAGGAGGCCCTCCAGGCCTTCGGCGTCCAGGGGCTGACCGTGACCGAGGCCAGCGGCTACGGACGCCAGCGCGGCCACACCGAGGTCTACCGCGGTGCCGAGTACACCGTCGACCTCGTACCGAAGATCCGCATCGAGGTCCTGGTCGAGGACGAGGACTCCGAACAGCTCATCGACGTCGTCGTGAAGGCCGCCCGGACCGGCAAGATCGGTGACGGCAAGGTCTGGAGCGTGCCGGTCGACACGGCGGTCCGGGTACGGACCGGCGAACGCGGCCCGGACGCTCTCTGA
- a CDS encoding [protein-PII] uridylyltransferase: MTSTEVTTESEDSGPSGYAAARLRLLQQETRSGPPRRSALAGLTDDWLNALFTAAAEHAGVRGAALVAVGGYGRGELSPRSDLDLVLLHDGSADAGAVSALADRIWYPVWDLGLALDHSVRTPAEARKAAADDLKVHLGLLDARAVAGDVGLVTALRTHVLADWRNQAPKRLPALRELCQERAERMGELQFLLEPDLKEARGGLRDATALRAVAASWVADAPREGLLEARRVLLDTRDALHLVTGRATDRLALQEQDQVAEALGLLDADALLRQVYEAARTVSYASDVTWREVDRVLRARSMRPRLRAMLGGAKPAPERTPLADGVVEADGEVVLARSARPERDPVLTLRAAAAAAESGLPLSRHLVRHLAGAAAPLSVPWPPEAREELVTLLGAGEATVAVWEALEAEGIVTRLLPDWERVHCRPQRNAVHTWTVDRHLVETAVRASSLTRRVGRPDLLLVAALLHDIGKGWPGDHSVAGEVIARDMATRIGFDKADVAVVATLVRRHLLLIETATRRDLEDPDTVTAVAEAVGSLSTLELLHALTEADALATGPAAWSTWRASLVDDLVARVAAVLAGEAPADPGPAVPDAEQERLAVEALRTREPVLALRTQPEPPSESGEPGPVGVELLIALPDRPGVLPAVAGVLALHRLTVRAADLRAVELPTELGESADLLLLSWRVAAEYGELPQASRLRADLLRVLDGALDIQARLAERESAYPRRRGIKAPPPRVTVASAASRQATVIEVRAQDAPGLLHRIGQALEDSAVRVRSAHVATLGANAVDTVYVTRVDGTVLSDEEAATVAKSLEAALR; this comes from the coding sequence GTGACGAGTACCGAAGTGACCACCGAATCCGAAGACTCGGGACCCAGCGGCTACGCGGCGGCCCGGCTGCGCCTCCTCCAGCAGGAGACGCGGTCCGGGCCGCCGCGCCGTTCGGCCCTGGCCGGCCTCACCGACGACTGGCTGAACGCCCTCTTCACCGCCGCCGCCGAACACGCGGGGGTACGCGGCGCCGCCCTCGTCGCCGTCGGCGGATACGGCCGCGGCGAACTCTCCCCGCGCAGCGACCTGGATCTGGTCCTGCTGCACGACGGGTCGGCCGACGCCGGAGCCGTCTCGGCCCTGGCGGACCGGATCTGGTACCCCGTCTGGGACCTGGGCCTCGCGCTCGACCACTCCGTACGCACCCCGGCGGAGGCACGCAAGGCCGCGGCCGACGACCTCAAGGTCCACCTCGGCCTGCTGGACGCCCGCGCGGTCGCCGGCGACGTGGGCCTCGTCACCGCGCTGCGCACCCACGTCCTCGCGGACTGGCGCAACCAGGCCCCCAAGCGACTCCCCGCCCTCCGCGAGCTCTGCCAGGAGCGGGCCGAACGCATGGGCGAGCTCCAATTCCTCCTGGAACCCGACCTCAAGGAGGCCCGAGGCGGCCTCCGCGACGCCACCGCCCTGCGCGCCGTCGCCGCCTCCTGGGTGGCCGACGCCCCCCGCGAAGGACTCCTCGAAGCCCGCCGCGTCCTCCTCGACACCCGCGACGCCCTGCACCTGGTGACCGGCCGGGCCACCGACCGGCTCGCCCTCCAGGAACAGGACCAGGTCGCCGAGGCACTCGGCCTGCTCGACGCCGACGCCCTGCTCCGCCAGGTGTACGAGGCCGCCCGTACCGTCTCGTACGCCAGTGACGTCACCTGGCGCGAGGTCGACCGCGTGCTGCGCGCCCGCTCGATGCGCCCCCGCTTGCGCGCCATGCTCGGCGGCGCCAAACCCGCCCCCGAACGCACCCCGCTCGCCGACGGGGTGGTCGAGGCGGACGGCGAGGTCGTCCTCGCCCGCTCCGCCCGCCCCGAGCGCGACCCCGTACTGACCCTGCGCGCGGCGGCCGCCGCCGCCGAGTCCGGGCTCCCGCTCTCCCGCCACCTGGTGCGCCACCTCGCCGGAGCCGCGGCGCCCCTCTCCGTACCCTGGCCACCCGAGGCCCGCGAGGAGTTGGTCACCCTGCTCGGCGCGGGCGAGGCGACCGTCGCGGTGTGGGAGGCCCTCGAAGCCGAAGGCATCGTCACCCGGCTGCTGCCCGACTGGGAGCGCGTCCACTGCCGCCCCCAGCGCAACGCCGTCCACACCTGGACCGTCGACCGCCACCTGGTCGAGACCGCCGTCCGCGCCTCCTCCCTGACCCGCCGGGTCGGGCGCCCCGACCTCCTGCTGGTCGCCGCCCTGCTGCACGACATCGGCAAGGGGTGGCCCGGCGACCACTCCGTGGCCGGCGAGGTCATCGCCCGCGACATGGCCACCCGCATCGGCTTCGACAAGGCCGACGTCGCCGTCGTCGCCACGCTCGTACGCCGCCACCTGCTGCTCATCGAGACCGCGACCCGCCGCGACCTGGAAGACCCCGACACCGTCACGGCGGTCGCCGAGGCGGTCGGCTCCCTCTCCACCCTGGAACTGCTCCACGCGCTCACCGAGGCCGACGCGCTGGCCACCGGACCCGCCGCCTGGAGCACCTGGCGTGCCTCCCTCGTCGACGACCTCGTCGCACGGGTGGCCGCCGTACTGGCCGGGGAGGCACCCGCCGACCCCGGGCCCGCCGTGCCCGACGCCGAACAGGAGCGCCTCGCCGTCGAGGCGCTGCGCACCCGCGAACCCGTCCTCGCCCTGCGCACCCAGCCCGAACCGCCCTCCGAGTCGGGCGAACCGGGCCCGGTCGGCGTCGAACTCCTCATCGCGCTGCCGGACCGGCCCGGGGTGCTGCCCGCCGTCGCGGGGGTGCTCGCCCTGCACCGCCTCACCGTCCGCGCCGCCGACCTGCGCGCCGTCGAGCTCCCCACCGAGCTGGGCGAGTCGGCCGACCTGCTGCTGCTCAGCTGGCGGGTGGCCGCCGAGTACGGCGAGCTGCCGCAGGCCTCCCGCCTCCGCGCCGACCTCCTGCGGGTGCTCGACGGGGCGCTCGACATCCAGGCCCGTCTCGCCGAACGGGAGTCCGCCTACCCCCGGCGGCGCGGCATCAAGGCCCCGCCGCCCCGGGTCACGGTCGCCTCGGCCGCCTCGCGCCAGGCCACGGTCATCGAGGTCCGCGCCCAGGACGCCCCGGGGCTGCTGCACCGGATCGGGCAGGCGCTGGAGGACAGTGCGGTACGGGTGCGCTCGGCCCATGTCGCGACGCTGGGCGCCAACGCGGTGGACACCGTCTACGTCACACGCGTGGACGGGACGGTCCTCTCCGACGAGGAGGCCGCCACCGTGGCGAAGTCGCTGGAGGCCGCCCTGCGCTGA